The DNA segment TTAAAACATTACTCCttcataaataaatataaaattgctctcaaatattaaaataataaaagactgaAAATTTTGAGAGACATGAAGACCAACAAGTGATATATAAGTTTCGGCtatctatttttgaaaagaaatttttaATATTCAGCCTCACCTGTTCTCGGTAATTAAATTTTGCAATATGATGGCTCATTATTAAAGTTACTCTCAATCTTCATATTTATATATGAATAGAACTCTTATCATTCATTTGGTAAAAGAATTTTGGGAATCAACTGTGTTTATTAGGAAATTTTACACATAATTTGCGTAAGAATTATTAAGCGAGCTCCGAACAATTGGCATGTTGAGGACGAATAGTCGGACGCTTGGGACATAAATTTCACAGAATTAAGCCATACTCGTAAATCTCAGTGTGTTTTGCAAATGCCCCGCCCAAGGGCAATATGTTAAGATATATTTataatgtaaaaattatttttaactcTGAGACTATATACTTGTAAAATCCTATCAGGACTGGGTAGCTTAGTAGATCCGAAGTTCTCAGACAAACTTGTGATAGAATCCAAGCATGACAACGTGGGTTCCTAACATGTTATTCCATCGAGAAATGTTAAATAATGAGAGGATAACTGTCTTTTTTCAGAGATTTGTTGACAAATTCATTGGCAACCAAGGTCCAACACCATGGTCATTTTATCCTTTTCCCTTATAAAAAATGGTTTTTggttaatttaaaaaatatttaagcttgaGAATCAGCagatttttctatatattttacaTTCTGACATAAACAAGATCAgtgcttttctttctcttttttaagTCGAAGCCTGCTAAACACCGCATGTGCCTCTGCATGTGTCTAACTATTcgttttagtaaaaaaaaaaaaaacttaactGACAGTATTAACGAGTTTTTATATTTTCCAGTCTTCCTAAAAGATAACTATATGTAATCATTTATAACGCGTAGAATAGTCTAAGAAAATTTTACACTGTTAATGGATGTACAGAGGCTAAACTCTTTTAATGTAAAGTTCAACTTTTATACAccaatattgttttagaaaatttaCACTATCGAGTCATCGAGAGATAAACTACAAGTAAAGCATATAATGAGTGGAATAGTGCAAAAATTCTTTAAACTATcaatatatataagttaaatatttCAGGAAAAGAGTTTAAACTTGAATAAACTAACAACGTTAAATAATTTTTCGATCATCTAAAAGACAATTATAAGTAATCGTTCATACTAAGTTGAACTAGTGcctaaaaaataaagtaaattacTTATTATAATATGTTAAAATATAGTAATAGTCAAAATGACCCTATTGTTATGGGAGGAGTCATGgcttttttaattgtttttcttgatttcttttatttttacattACAGGCGGTATATCCAATTGATGTCTCTACTACCCCAGATGAAAATTTCAAAAGGTGGAAATACACGAGTTACAATTTTACCCTAGCAACATATTGGTCACCATTCTTGGTCAAAATGAAAGATACAGACTCTGATGGTCCAACTAAAACTGGACTCTTCAATCTTTATCTTGACGAAGTTGATGAGAAATGGGGAAACCAAATTGAAGAATTTGATTATGTCATCCTCAATGCTGGTCACTGGTTTACTAGGTGCAGTGTATACTACGAGAAAAACCAACTAGTTGGCTGCAGGTACACCTAATTATATGTATAGTCACTCACCTTATCCGCTATAATAATAAAATCGTAAAATTATCATTTGTCATATTAAAGGAATTGAACTTACCTACTATAACAACAAAGTCACAAAACGTTAACTAGAACATTGACTTGATGCGTAAGTTTTGCTACTATAGTTAATAAACTTTACCGACTTTAATGTTATAGTGGGTAAATTTCAGTTACTTTACCGTAACAAGGTCCTATGATATTACTTTATAGTTGGTTAAGTTTAGTGACTTTACTGTTTTAGTAGATAAGGTTAAGTTACAATAATAAAGTCACAAAACTTTACCCAGTATTGTAGTAAAATTAACTTGATGGGTAAGTTTTGCTACTATATATAGTGGATAAAGTTTGCCGACTTTACTATTATAGAGGTAAATTTCAGTTACTTTAACGTGACAAGGTTCTATGACAATACTGTTGTAGTTGGTAAAGTTTAGTGACTTTGTTGGTATAGTAAATAAGGTTAAGTTACTTTGATATGACATACAATAGTTTTATGATCTTATTAGTATAATGGATAAAATTCAGTTACCTTACGTGAAATTAACCCGCTCGGCAGGTACTGTGAACTTCCAAATGTTACTGACCTCCCATCTAGTTATGGCTACCAAAGGGCAATTAGGACTGTTTTGAAAACCATCAACAACTTGGAAAACTTCAAGGGCATAACTTTTCTTAGGACTTTTGCACCTTCTCATTTTGAAGGTGGAGAATGGAATAAGGGTGGGAATTGTGTGAGGAGAAAGCCATTTTCAAGCAATGAAACAACTTTGGAGGGTTTCCACTTGGATTTATATACTATTCAAGTTGAAGAATTTAAGGCAGCAGAGAAGGAAAgcaagaaaaagggaaagagacTTAGATTGTTGGATACAACACAAGCCATGTTGCTGAGACCAGATGGTCATCCAAGTAGATATGGACATTGGCCAaatgagaatgttgtgttgtataatGATTGTGTTCATTGGTGTTTGCCTGGTCCTATTGATTCTTGGAGTGATTTCTTGCTTCATATGTTGAAGTTGGAGGGCAGGAGATCTCATAAggaaaagcttcaatttataaaACAATGGAGCTAAGCAAAGGattcaatatttatttttgtaCCATTGCACATCTATAATTACTGAGTTTAGAATTTAATATTTGTTGAAATGTCAGTAATTTTTCACATATATTTATGCTTCGTGTAAAAATAGAACTCGGTTGAACCTGTTGAAACAACACAACATCGACCTCTGTAGATAAAAACTACGTTCACAGGTAGGCTTGAAGTTTAATATACAAAACCTTCGGTAACTCTCCAAATATAGGGCGTTCTTAAGTGGAACCTAAAGGGCATAGAGAAATATTTAGCAAATTCAGGAAAGTCTCAAATTGTGGTTAAATGTCACTAGCAGACATAACTATTAATTCGTGCCATTTGGTGGTAATGTCCAAATGCTATTATTGTAATACTACTTATTATTAAAGCGTTCAAACGTAGCTGCTAACCAACTAAACACCCCTACCGATCTGCAGGAAAAAGTAAAGTAAACTCTGTAACTAAACTTAAATAAGGTTAAATTGCTTGATTTAGGGTAAACAATAGGTACGTATTTCAAGGGTGGATTTAGCTTACAAGTTAATTTGAGGTAGTTGTAAGAACCCTTAAACTTCAAATCCAGAATCCGCATGCTGAGTATTTTTCCTCTAGAGTCAAAGAGTTATCACGTGTTGTATCATTAATGCGAACAAGGCTTCCTCGCTGATTCGACATCGTGATGCAAAGGCTGAACAGTTACGTTCTATTgtatttctcatgattttcaatATCGCGAGTAATCCACTTATATCGTAAGATAAGTATAGCTACTTTCAAGTAGATCTTTGAAAGATGTAGCTGCTACTataggcggatctaggatttttgGAGGATGGGTGCActattactttttttaaaaaaaattaaacaaaaaagttGGATGGGGCTTTGATCCCCTAACATTAGGCTATTGAAAATAAGAGACCAAAACCAATGCACCACTTTGTCTCTTTTGACCATAGGTTCCatcaaatatatatatctatttttgCCAAATTATGTACATCATATCTATACTTTAACCCGAGGACCACCGGTTCACGTGAACCATATTTTACACTGTGGATCCGCATCTGGCTGCTACTAACTATTATGGGCATTAGCTACATGACCTATGATTCATGGGGGGGAAGATTCCCTTTTTCGATTCAcagttttgaaaatggaaggagaTGGAGTCAGTAGACAATGCTTCTCTCTAGAAAGAATAACATAAAGCTCATGGAATATCCTCGGCCATTCTTGACAGCTAATATAGGTGGCATTTTTTACATTTTAAGTAATATTTTTATAACAAATGTAATATTTTCTGATGAAAAACTTCTAGGAATTTAACAAAAAACTTCCTTGCTTTCATTCAACAGCCAAGCTAAAACAATTACATCAAGCAAAGTTATCAGGGAAACATTCCTGGTCTCTATATGAGAAGCATCAGAACAAAGAACAGAAGCTGGAATATTATTACCAAAAAAAGACAACACTATCGTGAATATTCAAATATTTCTAGGCTGAAATTACACGTTATACATGTTAATTCTCAAGCAAAACTACATCATTGTATGCAGGGACTTTTCACATTTTATACATTTAAAAGTTTAACAAAAATTCACGAAGCAAATATGCTCAACTCTAGAATGATATCTTAATGAATACCAAAATATGGAGTGCTAAAATGTACACAACGAAGGCTGACCTAAGCAACATAAGCTTCTGCAAATTCTCCATTCGGCCAGGCTTTTGACGAGGATCAACAATATAATCTGAAGAAACACGTCCCCTGTCGATGCTGCTTCTTGTATACCTATTCCGGGCAGCATTAATATCGGCATTGCTAGCTTCAAGCTTCCCCCAAAGGCCATTCAATCTTTCTAATTCCATCTCCTTTAGATGGACTTCATTAGCTAGGCCCTCCGCCTGGGCCTAAAGTAGGTAAAGCACAAACAATTAGGAGCCACAAATCAATAGTTGCATAACAGAATGCCAAATATAAAGAGAATAAGAAACAAGCAGATCATTCACCTGCTTTGAAGCAAGTTGCTCTATTAGACTATGAAGCTGCTTATCCAATATTTTCTCTCGCTGAGCTGCAAGAAATAGCATAAGAGATCGAGATTTTAGGCATATCATGTTATAATATGTCATTCTTTAGGCTCATCATGTTATAAAATGTCATTATGTAGCTTGATTCCCCTAAATTTCTAACTAGTTTACCTATGTTTCTTCAAAATAATGTGCGTGGAGATATGAAAGAAACCAGTTTCTTTATAAGCATGAAGTGAAAGAAATCTTTAAGACACCAATCTCTCTATAATTGTTTGACCACAGACAATAGGTGTTGATGAATCTCGATGAAAGAATACATCAATGAGAAGCTAATTCGATAAGTTTAATAGTGTTTTCCGTTtcaggaaagaaaaaaaaagagacccTTTCTCATAACTTATAATCTTATAAtggaaaatataaaatataaaaagggtGTCATTTTCATTATACACAATAATGTAAGCTAGTATATATTCATAGTAGGGTACCTGGGGAAGGTTGCTTGAGTGCATAATCTTGAACTTTTGCCCATTTTTTCTCCAGGTCATGAACAGCTTCTTCCATTGATGTCTAATATAAAATAGTTCAGCACAAGCAGATGGAAAAGGAGGACAACTAGTAGTTTACATTGGATATTATAATGCAACAAGA comes from the Nicotiana tabacum cultivar K326 chromosome 14, ASM71507v2, whole genome shotgun sequence genome and includes:
- the LOC107799685 gene encoding protein trichome birefringence-like 19; the encoded protein is MEFPCGKNSNNTSQRTPKIFILVALTFIILGVIPLHHTSKWYHAKDLVNHQSKKSPTYHMEDMEIKFTEDETCDIFKGEWIPNPDGPYYTNTTCWAIHEHQNCMKYGRPDTDFLKWRWKPKGCELPIFNPYQFLDMMRNKSLAFVGDSVGRNQMQSLICLLSQAVYPIDVSTTPDENFKRWKYTSYNFTLATYWSPFLVKMKDTDSDGPTKTGLFNLYLDEVDEKWGNQIEEFDYVILNAGHWFTRCSVYYEKNQLVGCRYCELPNVTDLPSSYGYQRAIRTVLKTINNLENFKGITFLRTFAPSHFEGGEWNKGGNCVRRKPFSSNETTLEGFHLDLYTIQVEEFKAAEKESKKKGKRLRLLDTTQAMLLRPDGHPSRYGHWPNENVVLYNDCVHWCLPGPIDSWSDFLLHMLKLEGRRSHKEKLQFIKQWS